One stretch of Eretmochelys imbricata isolate rEreImb1 chromosome 1, rEreImb1.hap1, whole genome shotgun sequence DNA includes these proteins:
- the ZCRB1 gene encoding zinc finger CCHC-type and RNA-binding motif-containing protein 1 isoform X1 produces the protein MSGGLAPSKSTVYVSNLPFSLTNNDLYRIFSKYGKVVKVTIMKDKDTRKSKGVAFILFLDKESAQNCSRALNNKQLFGRVIKASIAIDNGRAAEFIRRRNYFDKSKCYECGETGHLSYACPKNMLGEREPPKKKEKKKRKKIVEQEEELEEEEESEDEGEDPALDSLSQAIAFQQAKIEEEQQRWKQTAGEPSTSDDSRRPRIKKSAYFSDEEEFSD, from the exons ATGAGTGGTGGGTTAGCACCAAGTAAAAGCACAGTTTATGTGTCCAACTTGCCCTTCTCTCTGACCAACAATGACTTATACAGG ATTTTTTCCAAGTATGGGAAAGTTGTTAA AGTTACTATTATGAAGGACAAAGACACCAGGAAGAGTAAAGGAgttgcatttattttgtttttggatAAAGAATCGGCACAAAACTGTTCTCGGGCGCTTAACAACAAACAA TTATTTGGAAGAGTGATAAAAGCAAGTATTGCTATTGACAATGGAAGAGCAGCAGAATTCATCCGTAGACGTAACTACTTCGATAAATCTAAATGTTATGAATGTGGG GAAACAGGACACTTAAGTTATGCTTGTCCTAAAAATATGCTAGGAGAGCGTGAGcctccaaaaaagaaagaaaagaagaaaaggaagaaaatagttGAACAGGAAGAAGAACT tgaggaagaggaagaaagtgaAGATGAGGGTGAAGATCCTGCCCTGGATAGCCTCAGCCAGGCCATAGCTTTTCAG CAAGCCAAAATTGAAGAAGAGCAGCAAAGATGGAAACAGACTGCAGGGGAACCTTCAACGTCTGACGATTCGAGAAGACCACGGATTAAAAAAAGTGCATATTTCAGTGATGAGGAAGAATTTAGCGACtga
- the ZCRB1 gene encoding zinc finger CCHC-type and RNA-binding motif-containing protein 1 isoform X2 — protein sequence MKDKDTRKSKGVAFILFLDKESAQNCSRALNNKQLFGRVIKASIAIDNGRAAEFIRRRNYFDKSKCYECGETGHLSYACPKNMLGEREPPKKKEKKKRKKIVEQEEELEEEEESEDEGEDPALDSLSQAIAFQQAKIEEEQQRWKQTAGEPSTSDDSRRPRIKKSAYFSDEEEFSD from the exons ATGAAGGACAAAGACACCAGGAAGAGTAAAGGAgttgcatttattttgtttttggatAAAGAATCGGCACAAAACTGTTCTCGGGCGCTTAACAACAAACAA TTATTTGGAAGAGTGATAAAAGCAAGTATTGCTATTGACAATGGAAGAGCAGCAGAATTCATCCGTAGACGTAACTACTTCGATAAATCTAAATGTTATGAATGTGGG GAAACAGGACACTTAAGTTATGCTTGTCCTAAAAATATGCTAGGAGAGCGTGAGcctccaaaaaagaaagaaaagaagaaaaggaagaaaatagttGAACAGGAAGAAGAACT tgaggaagaggaagaaagtgaAGATGAGGGTGAAGATCCTGCCCTGGATAGCCTCAGCCAGGCCATAGCTTTTCAG CAAGCCAAAATTGAAGAAGAGCAGCAAAGATGGAAACAGACTGCAGGGGAACCTTCAACGTCTGACGATTCGAGAAGACCACGGATTAAAAAAAGTGCATATTTCAGTGATGAGGAAGAATTTAGCGACtga